One genomic region from Armatimonadota bacterium encodes:
- a CDS encoding PEP-CTERM sorting domain-containing protein, with protein MSTPRLRSGSMMVGLCLLVPLLGWCVPGHCFSLVDFDHDTAGNSIVTGTQITALYAPWGLSFGSVASGNYGAPGTTYEGESILPGGYVGNSAHANHWVTAPNVVSFRSSIGRNWRIFRDDWAYGYVDFLNAGVCNVSIVASLNFPSTGHNAYVVAWFDDGSSATDLMTDGEWRDTLSVSAPAGHYITRFEYHGQGFDSLPVETGAYFDNLTYQTPEPGSLALVGAGLAALALIARRHSARGADTGATIR; from the coding sequence ATGAGCACACCGAGACTGCGATCAGGGAGCATGATGGTCGGACTGTGTCTGCTCGTGCCGCTGCTTGGGTGGTGCGTTCCCGGTCACTGCTTCAGTCTGGTGGATTTCGACCACGATACAGCAGGCAACAGCATTGTCACGGGCACCCAGATCACGGCCCTGTATGCTCCCTGGGGCCTGAGTTTCGGGAGCGTGGCATCCGGCAACTACGGCGCGCCCGGAACCACGTATGAGGGAGAGAGCATCCTTCCCGGCGGGTACGTGGGCAACAGCGCACATGCCAACCACTGGGTCACTGCGCCCAACGTGGTGAGCTTCCGCTCCTCCATCGGGCGCAACTGGCGCATATTCAGGGACGACTGGGCTTACGGGTACGTGGACTTCCTGAATGCGGGGGTCTGCAATGTCTCCATCGTGGCATCGCTCAACTTCCCCAGCACAGGGCACAATGCCTACGTCGTGGCCTGGTTCGATGACGGCAGCAGCGCGACCGACCTGATGACCGATGGTGAATGGCGCGACACACTCTCCGTCAGCGCCCCCGCCGGCCACTACATCACCCGGTTCGAGTACCACGGGCAGGGCTTTGACAGCCTTCCTGTAGAAACCGGAGCGTATTTTGACAATCTGACTTACCAGACACCAGAACCGGGCAGCCTCGCGCTGGTTGGTGCGGGTCTTGCAGCCCTTGCCCTCATCGCCCGCAGGCACTCAGCCCGCGGCGCAGACACGGGAGCCACAATTAGATGA
- the cysK gene encoding cysteine synthase A: MRVYEDNSYSIGNTPLVRLNKLTRGCGATVLVKTEGRNPAYSVKCRVGASMIWDGEARGLIKPGTRIVEPTSGNTGIALAFVCAARGYDCVLTMPETMSLERRKVLQALGAEIVLTPGAEGMRGAIKRAEEIVAEDPDRHYLPQQFKNPANPAIHERTTGPEIWHDTEGRVDVVVSCVGTGGTITGIGRHLKKISHHPVTMVAVEPKNSPVIAQTLAGETPVPGAHKIQGMGAGFVPDVLDLSIIDRVEHVVDEEAFETARRLATDEGILCGISSGAAAAVAIRLAGMEEFAGKMIVAILPDLGERYLSTDLFKVAAD; encoded by the coding sequence ATGCGTGTCTATGAGGACAACTCGTACTCAATTGGCAACACTCCTCTTGTGCGGCTCAACAAGCTGACCCGCGGCTGCGGAGCCACGGTTCTCGTCAAGACCGAAGGCCGGAACCCGGCCTACTCGGTGAAATGCCGGGTGGGCGCGTCTATGATCTGGGATGGCGAGGCCCGCGGACTTATCAAGCCCGGCACGCGCATCGTCGAGCCCACCAGCGGCAATACCGGGATCGCTCTGGCGTTCGTCTGCGCAGCCCGGGGCTATGACTGTGTGCTGACCATGCCCGAGACCATGAGCCTCGAGCGCCGCAAAGTGCTCCAGGCCCTGGGGGCTGAGATCGTGCTGACTCCCGGGGCGGAAGGCATGCGCGGGGCGATCAAGCGGGCCGAGGAAATCGTGGCCGAAGACCCCGACCGCCACTATCTGCCCCAACAGTTCAAGAACCCGGCCAATCCGGCGATCCACGAACGCACCACCGGGCCAGAAATCTGGCACGACACCGAAGGCCGCGTGGACGTGGTGGTTTCGTGCGTGGGCACCGGCGGCACAATCACAGGGATTGGCCGGCACCTGAAGAAGATCTCCCACCACCCCGTCACGATGGTGGCCGTTGAGCCGAAGAACAGCCCCGTGATTGCCCAGACGCTCGCGGGTGAAACGCCGGTACCCGGCGCTCATAAGATCCAGGGAATGGGTGCGGGATTCGTCCCTGACGTCCTCGATCTGAGCATCATCGACCGTGTGGAGCACGTGGTGGACGAAGAGGCCTTCGAGACTGCGCGCCGCCTTGCAACCGATGAGGGGATACTATGCGGGATCTCATCGGGCGCCGCTGCGGCTGTTGCGATCCGGCTTGCAGGTATGGAGGAATTCGCGGGGAAAATGATCGTGGCGATCCTTCCCGACCTTGGTGAACGCTACCTCTCGACCGATCTGTTTAAGGTGGCAGCCGACTGA
- a CDS encoding Rrf2 family transcriptional regulator, translated as MPLLSRKATYGLRAMCALADAAERGEAVTIASLANSDGLPRKYLERIIGQLAAAGLIRGKPGPGGGCRLTAPADQISVLAIVEALEGPTAPAPCFSPESEASGEGCEGCRGLTRCAVHELLSRVQASVDRELSGVTLAQLASRQREMSVRRDQAG; from the coding sequence ATGCCGCTGCTATCGCGAAAAGCCACGTATGGACTGCGCGCCATGTGCGCGTTGGCGGACGCTGCCGAGAGGGGGGAAGCGGTGACCATCGCGAGCCTCGCCAACTCCGATGGTCTGCCCCGGAAATACCTGGAACGCATCATCGGCCAACTCGCGGCTGCCGGCTTGATTCGGGGAAAGCCGGGACCCGGCGGAGGCTGCCGCCTGACCGCGCCGGCAGATCAGATCAGCGTCCTGGCGATTGTGGAAGCGCTGGAGGGGCCTACCGCTCCCGCACCGTGTTTCAGTCCAGAATCCGAGGCCAGCGGCGAAGGGTGCGAGGGTTGTCGCGGGCTTACTCGCTGCGCAGTCCACGAACTGCTATCTCGGGTGCAGGCTTCCGTCGACCGCGAGCTCTCGGGCGTCACTCTCGCCCAACTGGCGTCGCGCCAGAGGGAGATGTCGGTGCGACGCGATCAGGCGGGCTAG
- the cysK gene encoding cysteine synthase A: MWLDSILQTIGNTPMVRLSRISDIDIYAKAEFLNPGGSVKDRVALNMITRAEEEGKLKEGCIICEPTSGNTGIGITLVGVHKGYRVVIVMPENMSEERKKLIRALGGELVLTPAELSIQGAVDKAREIAESNPCVFMPQQFENPHNPDIHYRQTAPEIWQQMDGHVDAFVAGIGSGGTFQGVARYLKERNPHVLCVAVEPANASALLGHEPGLHQIQGIGDGFIPAVLDVKYVDQVIEVTDEDAVETARMLARKEACLVGTSSGANVWAALELSRRLPPGRKIVTILPDRAERYFSTALI; the protein is encoded by the coding sequence ATGTGGCTTGACAGCATTCTGCAGACCATCGGCAACACGCCGATGGTACGACTGTCGCGGATCAGCGATATCGACATCTATGCGAAGGCCGAGTTCCTCAACCCCGGCGGCAGCGTGAAAGACCGCGTGGCCCTGAACATGATCACCCGGGCTGAGGAGGAGGGGAAGCTGAAAGAGGGGTGCATCATCTGCGAGCCCACCAGTGGCAACACCGGCATCGGCATCACCCTGGTCGGCGTGCACAAAGGCTACCGCGTGGTGATTGTGATGCCCGAGAACATGAGCGAAGAGCGCAAGAAGCTCATCCGCGCGCTTGGCGGCGAGCTGGTTCTCACACCCGCGGAACTCAGTATCCAGGGCGCAGTAGACAAGGCGCGGGAGATCGCAGAATCAAACCCCTGCGTGTTCATGCCCCAGCAGTTCGAGAACCCACACAACCCGGACATCCACTACAGGCAGACCGCGCCGGAAATCTGGCAGCAAATGGACGGCCACGTCGACGCTTTCGTGGCGGGAATTGGCAGCGGCGGGACATTTCAGGGCGTGGCGCGCTACTTGAAGGAGCGCAATCCCCACGTCCTGTGCGTGGCGGTGGAACCTGCGAATGCATCGGCGCTTCTCGGGCACGAACCCGGCCTGCACCAGATCCAGGGGATCGGCGACGGGTTTATCCCGGCAGTGCTGGACGTGAAATACGTGGATCAGGTGATCGAGGTCACCGACGAGGACGCGGTGGAGACGGCCCGAATGCTTGCCCGCAAGGAGGCCTGTCTGGTGGGCACATCATCGGGGGCTAATGTCTGGGCGGCGCTGGAACTGTCCCGGCGCCTGCCACCGGGGCGCAAGATCGTCACGATCTTGCCGGATCGCGCTGAAAGGTACTTCAGCACTGCGCTGATCTAG
- a CDS encoding amidohydrolase family protein, which produces MPEVSYFDCHCFLGLPINVPGDRPRDVSSLLAAMDHFGITEALVIDPMAAYNDVRAGNARIVEITRHQPRLHPAWCAVMTRSRETPSPGELVGRMREQGVGALFLFSGQFGIPLEDWAIGDLAAELERHRVPLFICPNPALDHSPDQMDWSGMVRICLDHPNLPVIATECRIYGGQRRMYQALAACPNLKVDMGALWLHKRVEFICREFGADRLLWSSRLPSHTPAASKAQLDYSDIAEDDLRAIAGDNLRQLLSWNPNISFAETPAWPEPVDSLHQMARNRKPLAGQGFADCHGHVGWGSRRHVIQDAPADVVAEMDRLGVDICCLFPFAGSQPDEAFGNDTCARMIRQFPGRFVGFTLVNPSHGEQDMIAEMERGLARGMRGIKLAPGFQGYPDEGPLVDVACRFAHEHGLLMLHHNWGSAQQLRRLCETYPKAVLFTGHAMAHLTEVVRDCQNLFICTCPFLDWGQTERFANLYGADRLLFGSDLMDLPIAWGLGPILYARIPEEDKRLILGGNLRRILTARGFLPEG; this is translated from the coding sequence ATGCCTGAAGTCTCATACTTCGACTGCCACTGCTTCCTCGGGCTGCCGATCAACGTGCCCGGCGACCGACCGCGCGATGTCTCATCTCTGCTGGCCGCGATGGACCATTTCGGAATCACCGAAGCGCTTGTCATCGACCCGATGGCCGCGTACAACGACGTGCGCGCTGGAAACGCGCGCATCGTGGAAATCACGCGCCATCAGCCGCGCCTGCACCCAGCCTGGTGCGCGGTCATGACCCGGAGCCGCGAGACCCCGTCGCCGGGTGAGCTTGTGGGCCGGATGCGCGAGCAAGGCGTGGGTGCTTTGTTCCTGTTCAGCGGGCAGTTCGGCATTCCCTTGGAAGACTGGGCGATCGGCGACCTGGCCGCGGAACTGGAACGTCATCGGGTCCCGCTGTTCATCTGTCCCAACCCCGCGCTGGACCACTCGCCGGATCAAATGGACTGGTCGGGCATGGTCCGCATCTGTCTGGATCACCCAAATCTGCCCGTCATCGCAACCGAATGTCGTATCTACGGTGGCCAGCGCCGCATGTATCAGGCCCTGGCCGCATGCCCGAATCTCAAGGTGGACATGGGCGCTCTGTGGCTCCACAAGCGGGTTGAGTTCATCTGCCGGGAGTTCGGCGCCGACCGGCTCCTGTGGAGTTCCCGCCTCCCGTCACACACCCCGGCCGCGAGCAAGGCGCAGCTGGACTACTCCGACATCGCCGAGGATGATCTGCGGGCAATCGCCGGCGATAACCTGAGACAATTGCTCTCGTGGAACCCAAACATCAGTTTCGCCGAAACGCCCGCATGGCCAGAACCTGTTGACAGCCTGCACCAGATGGCACGCAACCGCAAGCCCCTTGCTGGGCAGGGGTTCGCGGACTGCCACGGACATGTGGGGTGGGGCAGCAGACGGCACGTGATCCAGGATGCGCCCGCGGATGTGGTGGCGGAAATGGATCGGCTTGGGGTGGATATCTGCTGCCTTTTCCCCTTCGCCGGATCACAGCCCGATGAAGCGTTTGGCAATGATACCTGTGCGCGCATGATTCGTCAGTTCCCAGGAAGGTTCGTGGGCTTCACACTGGTCAACCCCAGCCACGGCGAGCAGGACATGATCGCGGAGATGGAGCGCGGCCTTGCCCGGGGGATGCGTGGGATCAAGCTGGCCCCCGGCTTCCAGGGATACCCGGACGAGGGCCCGCTGGTGGACGTGGCCTGCCGGTTCGCCCACGAACATGGCCTGCTCATGCTCCACCATAACTGGGGCTCGGCGCAGCAACTCCGGCGGCTTTGCGAGACGTATCCGAAGGCGGTTCTTTTCACGGGCCATGCAATGGCGCATCTCACCGAGGTCGTCAGGGATTGCCAGAACCTGTTTATCTGCACCTGCCCGTTCCTCGACTGGGGACAGACCGAGCGCTTCGCCAACCTGTATGGTGCGGATCGTCTGCTCTTTGGCTCGGACCTCATGGACCTGCCCATCGCCTGGGGATTGGGGCCGATCCTGTACGCGCGGATCCCGGAAGAGGACAAGCGGCTAATCCTCGGCGGAAATCTGCGACGGATACTGACGGCACGCGGCTTTCTGCCCGAAGGATGA
- a CDS encoding aldo/keto reductase, giving the protein MGLGGLVVAKVPQQEANDIVAWAWDRGVNYYDVAPTYYDAQDRLGPALEPYREKAFLACKTVRRDAAGALAELENSLKVLRTDHFELYQFHGVTKTEEVDQIMAPGGAMETFLKAREQGKIGLIGFSAHSIEAALLMLDRFNFDTVLFPLNVVCWENGDFGPQLVAKAKEKGAKLLAIKAMAWTPLQPGEEKKYPKAWYRPNDDPYLSGLAIRYTLDLPVVSIVPPADDRLFKIAVDKAMDYRPLTQPERDRLIASIEGVKPIFSTREA; this is encoded by the coding sequence GTGGGGCTGGGCGGCCTTGTGGTCGCGAAAGTGCCCCAGCAGGAGGCCAACGACATTGTTGCCTGGGCCTGGGACAGGGGGGTCAACTACTACGACGTCGCTCCCACTTACTACGACGCCCAGGACCGCCTCGGGCCGGCTCTCGAACCCTATCGCGAAAAGGCGTTCCTCGCCTGTAAGACAGTTCGCCGCGACGCCGCAGGCGCACTGGCAGAACTGGAAAACAGCCTCAAGGTGCTGCGCACCGATCACTTCGAGCTGTACCAGTTCCACGGGGTAACGAAGACTGAAGAAGTGGACCAGATCATGGCTCCCGGCGGGGCTATGGAGACGTTCCTGAAGGCCCGCGAGCAGGGGAAGATCGGGCTGATCGGCTTCTCGGCGCATTCCATCGAGGCCGCTCTGCTTATGCTGGACCGATTCAACTTCGACACGGTCCTGTTTCCCCTGAACGTGGTCTGCTGGGAGAACGGGGATTTCGGCCCGCAACTCGTGGCCAAGGCGAAGGAGAAGGGCGCGAAACTCCTGGCGATCAAGGCCATGGCGTGGACCCCACTCCAGCCGGGGGAAGAGAAGAAGTACCCGAAGGCCTGGTACCGGCCCAACGACGACCCGTACCTGTCTGGCCTGGCGATCCGCTACACGCTGGACCTGCCGGTCGTGTCCATCGTGCCTCCGGCCGATGACCGGCTGTTCAAGATCGCCGTGGACAAGGCCATGGATTACCGACCGCTGACACAACCTGAGCGCGATCGGCTTATCGCGTCTATCGAGGGCGTAAAACCGATCTTCAGCACCCGGGAGGCTTGA